The region GTAAATATTCTCTTATACTATAtcacgatcaagttggttttccacttcagctttataaatcttgaaaaagttcaaaacctcatccttagatttcagaagatacacatggcagtatctagtggagtcatcaattaatgtcatgaaatatttctttccacgttttgtgaaaacaccattcatttcacatagatctgaatgtatgagctctagtggtgcaagatttctcgcttCCGCAGTCATGTGAGACTTAtgaggttgcttagattgcacacaaacttgacacttagatcccttgacagtggtgaaactaggggttAAGTTCAATTTGGCTagtcgcgtcatgcaaccaaagttaacatgacagagacgtgaatgccacacatttgattcactattgttgcaaacatgattaacaactttattgcaaacatctgacaAGGATAAATGAAACAGGCCTCTTGACtcattaccaacaaaggttccatacttggatattacaaatttattcgactcaaagacaagcttgtagtcaTCTCTACATAGAAGAGATCGACTAGCAAGATTTTTTTTGACGAAGGGGGCATAATGCacattcttcagccgcacgatcttccccgaattaaacttcagatcaaccgtgccaacaccacgaacagaagcacttgaaccgttgtccatcagcatggttgaagtccctgcggtctgataagacgaaaacatggaaatatcaccgcatacatgcacattagcaccgtgtcaatcaaccaatcaggggaatgacatactgaaagaatagtgagaaatataccatacccaacatccttcatgttaATATCACCAATGACCACATTAGCGGTCTTTCCGTCTTTTccaagatgacgcttgtcataacgattagggcaactaggagcccaattatCAGGATCTcctcgattagggcaactaggagcccaatgatcaggatctccgcacatatgacaaacacctttcttcttgtcattcttcttcttgaagttggtgtgCCGTAcacccttgttcttcccatcaaactttgctttaccattaaacttgcccttgttcttgaacttgtgggattGGAAGATTTTCATGTGTACCAGAttagcactagatcctccctcaatacctcgagcacgtgtgtcttttgctctcgccttttcttccacatcaagagtaccattgAGATCCGAAATGGAAAACTTCTGCCTCTTATGGTtctgtaaggtagcaaagttcctccacgaaggagtaagcttagtgatgatacctccggcaacaaacttgtccggtagcatacaattgaagtgctcaagttctctagcaaatgactgtatctcatgagcttgctcaacaacagagcgctcttcagtcatcctgtagtcatagaattgttccatgatgtacaactcagtgccggcatccgagaccccaacttggcctcgagtgcatcccacatatgttttccattatcaattgatgcataagcatcaactatgttctcaccaaaaaaactcaagagagcagccttaaatagggtatccattttctgaaaagcttgttcctATTGAGCATCATAATCTCCTTCAGGTttaccaagagtggcgtcatagcagctcatggtctgaaaccatagAACGGCTCTCACGCACCATCTCttttagtggataccctcaaacataggaggtcttatggaagcagcaaaaccacttgaggtaaatttcctataataaggtttttggattgtttgaaatatgagcaatttaccatatgattttaCTAACCAAAatactagataaaacatgactattATAGCAAAAATAAAACAAGTCATGCAATATGATGGAGAGAATGTGAATAGCATCTTCATTTATGAACTAGAACAGAACATATTGAGAACAGAAACTAGATCTAGAAACTGAGGCAGGATCTCAAACAGAAGAAACCTGAGAACTTATGGAGCATCGACAGAAGCACAAGGTTGTCGACGTCAGGGAAGTAGTCGTCAGAGTCCGTGATGAACATGGCAGTAGTCGcgtagagcgctccccaaaaaccttctcacccttctcccgtacaggactaaaaaaggtgcggtttcggaggtctATTGTCCCAACCTGCAGTGCACGCCGCAGGCCaagatggggaagatcgtagcggTAGCGCAGTGCTCAGGGAGGTGAAGCAAAAGAGGGAGGCGAAGCAAAGCGAACAGCTCCCGCGTGACcattcgtatacccgtcgtgcatggtgaaaatttagacatcggctcaacTCATTCCAGCAACCCGCGTCGCGAGGTGGGCGGCGGAGAAGGATAgcacgtggatgtccctcttggtctcatactcatacatgtggggaaacaaCCTCCATTATAAGGAGGTCcagctcccactaaactagcaatatgGGACTAAACTTTCATAGTAccccttgccttgcacgaatgggctaagtGGACCTATAGAATTTATTAGGAATTTGTGAAATTGCTATTGGGCtatcccaaaatagactaaatttcaGCAGTCTCCCAGGCTACCCAGTGGTCCGAGCTGCCTTTTGTAATCTAAACAGACTGCATGGAAGTGGTAAAGCTGATCGAGGGAGGTGATGGTGACCAGTCGGAGCATATGACGTTGATGCGCGAGATTACTTCGCGTCTTTGGGTACGTGGTGAGTTAATCTTGTTAAGCGAGAAGTGTGGATTCAATCAGGGGCAGGTCTAGACCCCTGCCAATCACTCGCCCCCTCAACCGTTTTCAGTGGGCTGTATACTGTACATCGCTAATGGCCGCAGCTAATTGCATCATTAGCACATATAAGATAAGTATTACTTGTATTATTCATTGAAACAGCAACACCGAATATAAAAGACCAGAGCCCAATAGCCCATCCATCTAGGCGTATAGTTGTGGCTGACTGTTGTTTTGCCCCTGGACAATGTGATCGATCCGATCGATTGAATGAGTCTTCTGCTGGACTCTTAGGGTATTTGCCGCGGCCGCTCGTCACGACTCACGATGACTATACCATCCACCGGTCTAAGTCCACTGTCCAGATACGACCAGACACAGGTGGATTAGATCATCAGAAATTCAGAATACGGCTAGAGGCTGCTAGCCAGGTGACCAGGATCGAAGATATTGGCAGCAGGTACCACTACGCACCAGTCGTTCTTTTCATGAATTATGATCTTAGTCTGGTTAATTAGTATTGCGTACAAAATAGAGCTTTTGACAATTTGTGCATCTTTGGATCCACATCATGAGATATTTCACGTTTTAAATATATCCACAGTGGTGGATTTCTGTATCCTGTAGTCTTTTATTGTCGAGAATGGGCTCAATTTGAGTCTAAACTTGCCCATTTCAACCATCTAAACCTAAAAAATCTAGTCTTCACTTGCTAGTTTAATAGCCGGATGGTTTTAAACAAGTAAAACTACTACATACTCAATGGTTGATAGATTAATGCGGTTGGTTATAACTCTTCCAATATCAACCGTGACAACAAAAAAAGCTTTTTCGACTATGAACTAGTCAAGACAAGTTTTCGAAACAGAATGAAGATGATTTCTTTCGTCATTATATAATTGTCTATATTGTTAAGGAAAAATAGTTGTAGAGTTCATATTATCAACTTGTTCAATACTGGTGGTTGTAGAGTCCATTTAAGTTAAGAGAAATATAACATTCTTTTGTAGTTTCAGATATACATGCATTTTGATGATTTATCATCAACACTATTGCGAGACTTGAAATATCATGATTTTCTGTGACTTTTGTGAATGTTGGCTTTTCGCCCCCGCCCTCCCCCCCTCATATgaccaaatcctggctccgcccctggcttCAATCCAGTCCGAATGAGGTTCTGGACCTATGTAATATACACATGGCTGCTGCTTAATCAACGAATTCANNNNNNNNNNNNNNNNNNNNNNNNNNNNNNNNNNNNNNNNNNNNNNNNNNNNNNNNNNNNNNNNNNNNNNNNNNNNNNNNNNNNNNNNNNNNNNNNNNNNNNNNNNNNNNNNNNNNNNNNNNNNNNNNNNNNNNNNNNNNNNNNNNNNNNNNNNNNNNNNNNNNNNNNNNNNNNNNNNNNNNNNNNNNNNNNNNNNNNNNNNNNNNNNNNNNNNNNNNNNNNNNNNNNNNNNNNNNNNNNNNNNNNNNNNNNNNNNNNNNNNNNNNNNNNNNNNNNNNNNNNNNNNNNNNNNNNNNNNNNNNNNNNNNNNNNNNNNNNNNNNNNNNNNNNNNNNNNNNNNNNNNNNNNNNNNNNNNNNNNNNNNNNNNNNNNNNNNNNNNNNNNNNNNNNNNNNNNNNNNNNNNNNNNNNNNNNNNNNNNNNNNNNNNNNNNNNNNNNNNNNNNNNNNNNNNNNNNNNNNNNNNNNNNNNNNNNNNNNNNNNNNNNNNNNNNNNNNNNNNNNNNNNNNNNNNNNNNNNNNNNNNNNNNNNNNNNNNNNNNNNNNNNNNNNNNNNNNNNNNNNNNNNNNNNNNNNNNNNNNNNNNNNNNNNNNNNNNNNNNNNNNNNNNNNNNNNNNNNNNNNNNNNNNNNNNNNNNNNNNNNNNNNNNNNNNNNNNNNNNNNNNNNNNNNNNNNNNNNNNNNNNNNNAAACTGGAGTCTATAGAGACACGATACAACTTGCGTCTATTCAGATAAGGAAACAGAGCATACAAGCGAGCCATTTATACTAATGACTGTGCGACGCAACCCCAGAGCTCTGCCTCGGTGATTGCCTGAGCAAGTTGCGCCAACATCTGAGTGTCTATGCTACCATAGATCATAACACAACCTTACATTTCCCTTTGCATCAGCCATGAAGAAGAATCCCAAGGCACTCACGTGGTTGGCAACTTTGCAAATTTATTAATAGATTAGATGAAGTTATTCTACGATCTAGTTAACAGACTCCAAGTTGCCTATAACTACAGACATGGGTATTTGAATAATTTAACCCTGCACGGGTGTACCACGGTTTAAATCCTAACCTGACTATAGCCCCTAATGTCGTGCATCACAACACATACCTCTAGAAGGATCACACAGCTTTAGGTGCGTGGCAAAGAGAGATATCCCACGACTCTCCCCAAGGTTGCAAACAATGTGTAGGAGCCACCTAACTGAGTTGAAGCCGAATCGGGAGTCCATCCGAAGCTCTGAGTCGGACACAGATATTACAGGGATGGCTAAGTAGCCAAATAGTACCACCCAACATGAACGTGCCGCAAATCCTATGCATAAACAAGAGGGGCATCGCATCTCCCCAAACATAAATAGTGCTAACGTTCAGAATCATCTCCCTACCTGCAGAAAACACAATTAAAGCGTATGGTAAACACAATCTCAGCAcaatcaaattcgtcgtctcccacTGCTTGATGACAGCTTGTGTGTCGCTCTCGATGATAATTCTTGCGGTGCACTCCATACGGTCGTTTGAGCTTCCATCGTCGTTGGATCAACAACCCGGTGGTTCCATGATTGGAGTATTTTCTGTTTCATGCTTCTTCCAGCAATTAACGCGGTCACACAGATCCTTGTTGTGTCAACCACGTCTGGAGATCTCACAGGGCTCGGTCGATCGGCCCCTATAACTACAATTTATTTATGTTATTAGGCGGAAAAATTAGTGTAAGCTATCTTAAAATCAGATGGTAGTTGGATCAGTTGTTCGTTCGTGATCAGCAACATACATAGACACATAGCTGTAATTAAACTGTACTATATTATTTAACGATTAAACAAAGCATCCACGCAGATCACACCCCTCTCCCCCTGCTTCCCTGTTATATATAGCCACGATCAAACCAACGCAAACACATTAGCCAGCCCCTGAGCTCATTGCTACCTAGTGTAACCAAGTAGTACTTAGAATCAAAGCAAGCTCCTCATTCCACCAGCGGCGATCGATCGATGGCCTCCGGTGCTCGGAACACGGTGCTGCTCCTCGTCCTGGTCGGCGTCGTCCTGCAACTGAGCTCCATCATGCCCACCGCGGTGGCCGGCAGGATGCTGGCCAACCAGGGGGCAGGCGGCGCGGGCCACACGAACGACGAAGTCACCGGAGGTGGCCGCCGCCAGCTCATCCGCGCCGGTGTTAGCGTGGACCTACCCGTCTGGCGCCGCTGGCACGTAGACGCCGAGCTCCTCTCGCGTCGTGACCCATGAACTGATCAGTTTAATTCATCGGTTCCCCGGTGCATGCAAGCGTTCGTTGTTCCTGCGTCTCGTATGGTTTGGATGGAGTGCTTAATTTGCGTCTAGTAATTTGTAACCTTGAATCGCGCGATCTTGCCCACGCGGCTTGAACAAAATGTATTTTTATTTACTATTTCTTgtttatatatactccctccaccCTAAtctcactagtgtcaaaaatgtcttACATCATGGAACAGAAAAATTACTATATATCCTTAAAAAAAAGAGTTCTGTGTTCAAGCTACCACTTGGAGTCACATGTTAATGGTAGTTGGCGCTGAAGGATCTACGTGAACTCCGTTGATGTTTAAGTGACACAACACACTTTGACCATACTCGGAAtgattttttcttttaaaaaaacacTCTTTGCAATAACGTGGCATGTTAATTTTTATATGTGAACTCCGTTAACGTTCGTTTTTCTCGTCCATTTTTTCTCATAAAAAGATTCTTTGAAACTTATCAACATGAGATCAAGTTTGTAACATCTTGACGTGAGGAATCCAacgatgaaaacggttcgagatttggaataAACGTTTAAGTAATATAAAACTTTTGAATAAgtaatactccctccttcccaaactAAGTGTCTCaatcttagtacaactttgtactagagctagtacaaagttgagacagttattttgggacggagggagtaaaactttttgaataaacaaatctACGAAGAAAGTGAAAACTCTTAGGTTGCAACAAGTGGAACACATGCACGCGCCAATTGTCGCAAGCTGGAAAGGTGGGAATGaccttttgatacgtctccaacatatctacttttccaaatattcTTGCTCTTGTTTTggcctctaatttgcatgatttaagtaaaactaacccggactgacgttgttttcagtcaaACTACCTttgtgttatttttatgcagaaatagaagttttcagaattggacaaaactttatGAAGCTTTTTTacgaaataaaagaaaaataccggagCAAAGAACTGCTGGAGTATGGTCACCAAAGAACTGCTGGAGTATGGTCACCCTGGGCCCACAAGCCCAAGGGGGCACTGGGCAGGCTTGTGCCCCCTTGATGCCTTCCTGGCTTAATTCCAATGCTATTTTTTCCGTCTTCCTGAGAAAAAAATGAGAAGGAAAATTTCAGCATGTTGTACGGTACGGAGCCACCTCCCGTTCTTTATTGGGAGccttgatctggagttcgttcgtggCTCTGGAGAGAgggatcatcaccgtcatcattatCAATCCTtctccatcaacaatttcatgatgctcatgatcatgtgtgagtaattccctTGCAATCTCTAAATGGTCTTATAGTATTTAGGAAGACAGGGGGTAAATGGCAGGAAGGTTTTCTCCCTCCTAACTCATGTAACTAAATTCTGCTACTCCTCTTTGTAAAACTACCTTTCTAATTACAAATGAAAAAGACTCACAGTACCTTTCTAATTACAAATGAGAAGGACTCACACAGTACCTTgctaactacaaatgaaaaagactCACATTCCCCTACTGTTTTTGGTCAAATAAATAAATATAAATGGTCTCCAAACTTGGCTatccaaatattctctcaagtagcTGCTCAAACCTTTAGTGCATTTAGATTTAACATGCCAATGGTTGTCCTGTATTATTCTTCAGTTTTCGTCGTGCACAATGGCTATGTATTTGCAAGCCTTTTAGGTGCTAATAACTAGGAAGCTACAATCCCCAATTTTACGTCTCtacattttttgtgatttttgaaGTTTCGACATGTGTATTCCCATCATACTCTTATTCTTTTTTTCCTGTAATGTTTGTAGAAACTAGAAAGAGACTGATTGGGATGCTAACCATAACTTGAGTCTAGGGCAAATAAATCCTCTCTCTAAGGATAGATTGTATTTTGTTATGTGTCATTTCCTCGCACTTTTTCCTGTTGCTGGAGAGTACTGCATTGTCAATGATATTCTTGTACTGATGGTAGTGTAAAAACTCGGGAGTTAGGAGTGTGTTCcagcaaggtactccctccgttccacaatatagtgcgcccgcgctttcaCGGGAGCAAATATTACATCACTGAATTCATATCGAAAATACGAattcaatggtataatttttgctcccgctacaatcggtcttgttggttaaatttacggtcaaacttGAATCTCGGGAATCGTGAGCGCACTACATTGTGAAATGAAGGGAGTATGAATAAACTGAATGGGCAGACGACAAGATTTGTTCTACCGATCATCATCCTTAGGAGGGCATTTGATGCTATAGAGTTACAGATAGATGCTTTTGGTGGATTATTACCTACAAATGGAAGATTGGTGGGCTTTTTCTCCTTAAATTGCTGTTACGCAGTGGCACTGTAGAGCTGAATAGGGAGGGATCTCCTATTCGGCGCTTCAGGTGCCACCGAAGCTCACTGGCGCACACGTGCTGACactggtgggccggcccagttagaTTTCTCATTTTTTTTCCTGGTTAGTTAGATCACATTTTGGCAACAAAAATAAACGAATTCATCCTGCAAAAACGAAAAAAAACGTGAATTCAGAAAAGTTCACGTTTTAAAAAAAAACCATCAATTTTGAAGAACATCATCAACATTAAAAGAAAAGTCCATCGACCTAGAAAAACATTGATCGAATCaggaaaaaatgttcataaattcaaaaaaaaatcttttattttaaaaaatgttcatataatTTAATACTTTTTCATTAAATTGGAAAATCCATTTTTTTGATAAAAGTCTAttgatttggaaaaaagttcaaaaatttgAATAAAAGCACATTGATTTGAATAAAATGTTTACGAATTTGAATAAAAGTGCACAGattttgaagaaaaatttcttGAAAAAACCCACGCAtttaagaaaaaggaaaaatgaaaaatcaagaaaaagtaaaagaaaacCGAATGAAAGTTTCTTGAAAAAGACTGATTATCTTTCAAAAAACGCGAgcaattttttgaaaaaatttaaCATTTTTTATTTTTGCGAATATTTTTtcgaaattctgaacatttttcaaaattgcaaagATTATTTTGGAAGCGTGAACAAGTTTTTAGCAATAcgcttttttttttaaattttcatattaTTTAGAAAAACGTGAATATTTTCAGAAATATACGAACATTTGTTTTAAAGCAgggaatttttttgaaactgaCAATTTTCAACCTTACGAACATtttgtaaaccaaatatttttgaaatttgagaacatttttttaaaacatgattttttttaaactgtgaacttttttttgaaaacacgaacattGGTTCGAATACCCCGAAcatattttcaaatttgtgaacagttTTGAATTCTAAACATTATTTAAATTTGCGAATTATTGAAAAAAGAAAAaacgaaagaaaagaaaaaggaagaaagaaacagaaaagataaaaacgaaaacaaaaataaaaagaaatagaaaggaaaaacaaaaaacaaaaaacctatAGAAAACCAGCCACAAAATCCAACAGGAAAAAAGAAAAACCGATACAGGGAACCTCCAAACCGGGAGAAAACCACCTGTCCGTAACAGCTACGCTAACTGCTAATGGGCcggctctcttgaagcctatgcgaAGCCTCCACAGCGTGACACTTCGTGCGTCATATATTATTTTCCTTGTGAGTTCGAATCCGGTTGGCTGCACCTTTTTTGTATTTTACATAAATAAAAGGGTATATGGGCTGGCCCAGGCAAGAGCACCTTCAAGGCCAATTAACAAAATGCACGTTAGCGGGCACTGAATAGGAAATGCTAGCTGAATAAGTCAGCTGTGACACGAAACCAAAATATTATGCATATCGCAGCCATGCCCATCCATTTTTTTAGAACAGCCCATCCAACTAAGTTAGTTTCGTCATATAGTGTATGTATGACGACCCACTTGCCAGGAAAGAGTCTGAGAGGCCCATGAACCTATTTGAAAGAAGCCCAATAGACACATATGGAATCAAACTGAAGACTACTCTTCACTGAAAAAACTAAACGCAAGCCATGCTCAGACCCAGAGATGGGAAAGGCCATCGTCTATATGAAGCGCCTATATGAAGGAGGATGGCATCATGGGAACATACAAGAAGTTGGACACTCATCGCAACCCGACAACAAAACCAAATTGATCCACGGTATCCTGCCTAGATCAACCACCAGAACCCGACGAGTTGCCTTCCAACATGCGGGAAATCACTAGTGTTGCGACCGTGCGATTCACATGAGCTCGTGTGGTTGTTGTGCTATTCATGTTGGTATGCACCTTCGGCCTCCACGTGTGTGCAAGCCTCCCTCATTGTCTTCAGGATATCTTCTTTGTCTTTGCATTCATTCCCGCTTTCAGCGGCATGTTGGCTCATTGGGTGTCGAAAGACGCTCAAGGCTGTCATGGATGCCATTTCTCACTCAGTCCCCGTTGACGGTACCAGCTATCATCGGATACATGACTGAACAATGAACTTGTGAGACCCCACTTGGAAAAAAAGACCGGCATGGGCCGCACGGGAACTTGAAGCAACTTGATCCAGTTTTTATGCCCATATTTGGGGTAAAACAACACACAATACCTCAGTTTGAAGCCTTGGGAAAGTACTTACATCTACCAATACTTCGCCATACAAAACGTGTATATTCCATTCAAAATACAAGTGCAATAGCTCTGCCCATATACAATATGCTTGTGCTCAATCCTACCAGGTTGAATATAAGAACATTATAAGAACATACCACGTATAATAATATACTTTAACTGCATTTTGGATTGCTTATATTTGTCATTGAGAGCGAAAATAACGTTTATATTTACAACAAAAGTAATCATAAGGTGCTCACAGTATTTCTTTCTTGCAAATCTCGACAGTACCGCTCttaattactccctctgtaaactgatATAAAAGTGtgtagattactaaagtagtgatctgaaGCGTGTAGATTACTACAGAAGATTAAGATATTTCCCTGTGACTGGGATGCTTTGCTTGTTTGAACTGAAGAAACAAAAGTCGTCGAGTACGATGCTTATCTGATATTTCTTCCGGATTCCTCTCATGTCAGGACAAAAGGGCAGGTGCGGGAGTTGACCAACTAATTAACATCTTTGGCTTTTACTCCTCATGTTTTGTTTTTTGTACTATAAACATTGCAATGATGCAACAATTATACTTTGTTTTTTAGGGAAGCCAACAATTAGACTTAACAACTTTCAAGGCAAGAACTCGGTCAAATTAAAGAAAAGATTGCTCTTATCACTGAGCACATCCAAGTAGGCACTAAGTTAATTACTGCTACTTCTCAATAATGCCGGCAGCTATACAAATGTACTCCCGCCGTCCTTAAAAGAGTGTATTTctttgttggaaagtcaaacttttttttatgtttgaccgtatttatacaataatagaccaacatttatgccatcaaattagtagcattgaATTAATGATAAATTATATTTTCGTCATATATCTATTTGGTTTCAGAagcattgatatatttttgcacaaacttggtcaaactttgagatagtttAACCCTACAACAAAGTTGAAAGTACACTCTTTTAAGGACGAAGAGAGTAGTATATGATGGCCAATGGCCGGCACTTGGAAACTAATTTCATAAGTACTAGTACTATGTAATGGCCGGCACTTGCAAAAGTATCCAATCCATCTTTCTCATGAACCTGTGATGGTGCGTTTTGAGCTGGGCACTCACCCACCAAAAACAATGGACGCAAGCCATAATCCCTTGCTTGCACTTGGAGTACTCATCATCCCGTTGGCCTACTTCATCCTTGCGGCGCGCCTTCGAGCCGGCCCCAGGCCGCCGCCGGGGCCATGGGCGCTCCCGTTGATCGGCCACTTGCACCACATGATGGACAAGCTTCCGCACCATAGGATGCGCGACCTTGCCCGGCGGCATGGCCCGCTGATGCTACTCCGCCTCGGTGACCTGCCCATCGTGGTTGCTTCGTCGGCAGAGGCAGCCCGCGAGGTCATGAGGACACACGACGTGGCCTTCGCGACACGCCCCATCAGCATGATCAAGCGATTGACCCTTGTTGACGGCTCAGAGGGGCTCATCTTTGCGCCCTACGGCAACGCCTGGAGGCAGCTGCGCAAAATTTGCACCGTGGAGCTGCTTAGCGCCCGATGCGTGCAGTCCTCGAGAAGCATCCGAGAGCAGGAGGTCCAGCGCCTCCTCCAGGAGGTGTTGACGGCAACGGCAACACCCGGGGCGGCGGTGAACCTTAGCGCACTACTGTCATCGTATGTCAATGACTCGACAGTGCGCGCCATTATAGGCAGCCGGTTCAAGGACCGGGAGACGTTCCTTCGGCTAATGGGGGAAAGTATGGAGCTATTCTCGAGGCCCGGCTTGCCGGACCTCTATCCATCGTCACGCTTAGCGATGCTCATCAGCCGAAAACCACGCCTGATGAAGCACCACCACCATGAAATGATGGGTTTCATGGAAACCAtcatccaggagcaccaagtgCCACAAGGAGCCGCAGGTGACAAAGAGGAGGACTTGGTTGACGTGCTCTTGAGAATCCAGAAAGAAGATAACTCCTTGGAGTTCCCACTCACCACACACACGATCAAAGCCGTGATGGCGGTAAGCTAGTTACGACTAACCACATGATGGTACTACTTCAATAATACATGCATCTACATGGAATATATATGTCGCGCACTGAAGACGTCCGACCATTGCTTGTAGGATTTATTTGTCGCAGGTAGTGAGACCTcagcaacgatgctacaatgggccATGTCCGAGCTCATAAAGAACCCGAGGGTGATGCAAAAGGTGCAGGGAGAAGTTCGGCGAGTGCTCAATGAGCAAGGCAAAGTGATGGAGGAGAGCTTAAGGAATATACACTACTTACACCTAGTCATCAAGGAGACTCTTCGGTTGCACCCGGCGCTGCCACTGCTACTACCACGGGAATGCCGCTCGCCATGCCAGGTACTCGGGTTCGACGTGCCAGTGGGGGCTACAGTTCTTGTGAACGCTTGGGCCATCGGTAGGGATCCGATGCATTGGGACAAGCCAGAGGAGTTCATGCCAGAGAGGTTTGAATTCAACACCGTTGACTTCAAGGGGGGAGACTTTGAGTACACACCATTTGGGGCGGGACGAAGGATGTGCCCCGGGATGACGTTTGGGCTGGCCAATATGGAACTTGCGCTTGCTAGTATCTTGTACCACTTTGATTGGGAGCTGCCACACGGGATGGCGGCGGTGGACCTGGATATGGCAGAGGTCGTCACAGTAACCTCACGACGGAAACATGAC is a window of Triticum dicoccoides isolate Atlit2015 ecotype Zavitan chromosome 2B, WEW_v2.0, whole genome shotgun sequence DNA encoding:
- the LOC119361716 gene encoding cytochrome P450 71D11-like; translation: MVRFELGTHPPKTMDASHNPLLALGVLIIPLAYFILAARLRAGPRPPPGPWALPLIGHLHHMMDKLPHHRMRDLARRHGPLMLLRLGDLPIVVASSAEAAREVMRTHDVAFATRPISMIKRLTLVDGSEGLIFAPYGNAWRQLRKICTVELLSARCVQSSRSIREQEVQRLLQEVLTATATPGAAVNLSALLSSYVNDSTVRAIIGSRFKDRETFLRLMGESMELFSRPGLPDLYPSSRLAMLISRKPRLMKHHHHEMMGFMETIIQEHQVPQGAAGDKEEDLVDVLLRIQKEDNSLEFPLTTHTIKAVMADLFVAGSETSATMLQWAMSELIKNPRVMQKVQGEVRRVLNEQGKVMEESLRNIHYLHLVIKETLRLHPALPLLLPRECRSPCQVLGFDVPVGATVLVNAWAIGRDPMHWDKPEEFMPERFEFNTVDFKGGDFEYTPFGAGRRMCPGMTFGLANMELALASILYHFDWELPHGMAAVDLDMAEVVTVTSRRKHDLLVVPVVRMPI